The following are from one region of the Paenalkalicoccus suaedae genome:
- the spoVAE gene encoding stage V sporulation protein AE — protein MIFLYAFIVGGTICVIGQLLMDVGKLTPAHTMSTLVVVGALLDGFGLYEPLIEFAGAGATVPITSFGNALVHGAMQEAKTNGLVGILTGIFEVTSAGISAAIIFSFLAALLFRPKG, from the coding sequence ATGATATTTTTATACGCTTTTATAGTTGGAGGGACCATTTGTGTCATTGGTCAACTATTGATGGATGTCGGGAAATTAACCCCGGCACATACGATGTCAACGTTAGTAGTTGTTGGTGCGTTGCTCGATGGCTTTGGATTATATGAGCCATTGATTGAATTTGCAGGTGCTGGTGCTACAGTACCAATTACAAGCTTTGGTAACGCCCTTGTACATGGCGCGATGCAAGAAGCTAAAACGAATGGCTTGGTAGGGATTTTGACTGGTATTTTTGAAGTGACTAGTGCAGGGATATCTGCTGCTATTATCTTTAGTTTTCTAGCCGCACTCCTTTTTCGACCGAAAGGATAA